The Solibacillus daqui genome has a segment encoding these proteins:
- a CDS encoding PH domain-containing protein has translation MVFKSKIDIWMAAMFIIVPTLMIYGVITEPDIISLVVTIAIIALLAILFFGTKYVIQDNKLIIYGGITKTNIDIAKIHSLRPSKNPFSAPAMSIDRIEITFDPDMQMTLVSPKDKENFVKKLLEINPTIKLIH, from the coding sequence ATGGTATTCAAATCAAAAATTGATATTTGGATGGCGGCAATGTTTATTATCGTCCCTACCCTAATGATTTATGGGGTCATTACGGAGCCAGATATTATTTCCTTAGTTGTTACAATTGCGATAATCGCTCTATTAGCTATACTATTTTTTGGCACCAAGTATGTCATTCAGGACAATAAGCTAATCATCTATGGTGGCATTACAAAAACAAATATTGATATCGCAAAAATTCATAGCTTGCGCCCATCAAAAAATCCTTTTTCTGCACCAGCAATGTCCATTGACCGTATTGAAATTACCTTTGACCCCGATATGCAGATGACACTTGTTTCACCAAAAGATAAAGAAAACTTTGTTAAAAAATTACTAGAAATTAACCCTACTATTAAGCTTATCCATTAA
- a CDS encoding DUF2441 domain-containing protein: MNQTEQYVYHLVTRNKMQLGQIIYFDQHEKNTLYRFFFEQEQRNAQGEDAFQILRSRNSENGLHMEKEDADVVLNYAGSSVRAIRETIVEMVRLQEFPHYPSRLSCLYVTKSYDDLLKWKVIFDSFNRKVLQIVKLKVDGNCFKGDGELLPKEDGASFAKKIEQARSYWQSNNTTALPEMLVDGRIEVVEILEEFE, translated from the coding sequence ATGAATCAAACTGAACAATACGTATATCACCTAGTAACACGAAATAAAATGCAACTTGGTCAAATCATTTATTTTGATCAGCATGAAAAAAATACATTGTACCGCTTCTTTTTTGAACAGGAGCAGCGCAACGCACAAGGAGAAGATGCTTTCCAAATTTTGCGAAGTAGAAATTCTGAAAATGGCTTACACATGGAGAAGGAAGATGCGGACGTTGTGTTAAATTATGCGGGATCAAGTGTACGCGCAATTCGAGAAACAATTGTAGAAATGGTTCGACTACAAGAATTTCCTCACTATCCATCGAGACTATCATGTTTATATGTAACAAAAAGCTATGACGATTTACTGAAATGGAAGGTGATATTCGACTCGTTTAACCGGAAAGTACTGCAAATTGTAAAATTAAAGGTGGATGGTAACTGTTTTAAAGGTGATGGCGAGCTGTTACCGAAAGAAGACGGAGCATCCTTTGCAAAGAAAATTGAACAGGCGCGCAGCTATTGGCAAAGTAATAACACAACTGCTTTACCAGAAATGCTAGTCGATGGCAGGATAGAAGTTGTAGAAATACTAGAAGAATTTGAGTAA
- a CDS encoding M20 family metallopeptidase translates to MTVTVDNETIIAKSVQKNSEKYISTSKAIHANPEIGNEEVFASAQLVALLEEANFDVTTAVAGHETSFYAQKDSGKPGPTIAYLAEYDALPGLGHACGHNIIGVTSVAAAIALADTLSATGGKVIVLGTPAEEGGPNGSAKGSFVSHGYLKDVDLAFMLHPSGKTGVTNESLAVDPLDFHFYGQAAHASASPEEGINALDAVIQLFNGINALRQHVPSDVRIHGIITHGGDAPNIVPEYASARFYIRASSWPKTEEVSNKIRKIAEGAALATGATVKIERFQNEVKDLVVNEVTDRILAEKLEALGEDVHPRGHRSPGSTDAGNISYEVPTSHGYIKIGPNDLIAHTNEFREAANSEHGYQALITGAIALAQTGYTFLQNPSLLDEAKVAHQQALEQKNA, encoded by the coding sequence ATGACAGTTACAGTTGATAACGAAACAATTATTGCAAAATCAGTACAAAAAAATAGCGAAAAATATATTTCTACAAGTAAGGCCATTCACGCGAATCCGGAAATCGGAAACGAAGAAGTGTTTGCAAGCGCACAGCTTGTAGCACTTCTAGAAGAAGCAAACTTTGATGTAACAACCGCGGTTGCTGGTCATGAAACTTCTTTTTACGCACAAAAAGATAGCGGCAAGCCTGGTCCGACAATTGCTTATTTAGCGGAATATGACGCTTTACCTGGTTTAGGCCATGCTTGCGGTCATAATATTATTGGTGTGACAAGTGTTGCTGCTGCAATCGCATTAGCCGATACATTATCTGCTACTGGTGGTAAGGTAATTGTACTTGGTACACCTGCAGAAGAAGGCGGTCCAAATGGGAGTGCTAAAGGCAGCTTTGTAAGTCACGGTTACTTAAAGGATGTTGACCTTGCCTTCATGCTACACCCTTCTGGAAAAACAGGTGTGACAAATGAATCGCTAGCCGTTGATCCTCTTGATTTTCATTTTTACGGACAAGCCGCGCATGCATCAGCTTCACCCGAAGAGGGAATTAATGCACTAGATGCCGTTATTCAATTATTTAACGGTATTAACGCACTACGCCAGCATGTGCCATCTGATGTGCGCATTCATGGTATTATTACGCATGGTGGTGACGCACCGAATATCGTACCAGAATATGCATCAGCTCGCTTTTACATTCGTGCATCATCTTGGCCGAAAACAGAAGAAGTTTCAAATAAAATTCGAAAAATTGCTGAAGGTGCGGCACTTGCAACTGGAGCTACAGTGAAAATCGAACGCTTCCAAAACGAAGTAAAAGACCTTGTTGTCAACGAAGTAACTGATCGTATTTTAGCCGAAAAGCTAGAAGCACTTGGAGAAGATGTTCACCCACGTGGTCACCGTTCTCCAGGCTCAACAGATGCTGGAAATATTAGCTATGAAGTCCCTACTTCTCACGGCTATATTAAAATTGGACCAAATGATTTAATCGCACATACAAATGAATTCCGTGAAGCAGCAAATTCAGAGCATGGTTACCAGGCACTTATTACAGGTGCCATTGCTCTTGCTCAAACAGGCTATACATTTTTACAAAACCCATCACTATTAGATGAAGCAAAGGTTGCACATCAGCAAGCACTAGAACAAAAAAACGCATAA
- a CDS encoding NUDIX hydrolase, with the protein MTDRGAVVIVENDKVALIRREKAGRVYYVFPGGKQEIGETIEQCAKREAFEELGVEVEIGELLTTVPYNGIQHYFCAKITGGQFGTGQAEEFMEPDNGTYLPVWIKASDLYGKNVIPAIVVQVLNMKKEG; encoded by the coding sequence ATGACGGATCGTGGTGCGGTTGTTATTGTAGAAAATGATAAGGTTGCGTTAATTCGACGTGAAAAGGCGGGGCGTGTGTATTATGTATTTCCGGGCGGTAAGCAGGAAATAGGCGAAACGATTGAGCAATGTGCAAAGCGTGAAGCATTCGAAGAGCTCGGTGTAGAGGTTGAAATAGGAGAGCTCTTAACAACGGTGCCTTATAACGGAATACAACATTATTTTTGTGCAAAAATAACTGGTGGGCAATTTGGTACAGGTCAGGCAGAAGAATTTATGGAACCGGATAACGGTACATACTTACCAGTTTGGATAAAGGCAAGTGACTTATACGGAAAAAATGTTATTCCAGCTATAGTTGTTCAAGTCTTAAATATGAAGAAAGAAGGGTAA
- a CDS encoding methionine ABC transporter ATP-binding protein, translated as MIEFSNISKVFKTKDREVHAVRDVNLTIDQGDIFGIIGFSGAGKSTLLRLVNLLEAPSTGSVKIQGTDLATLSQKDLRQLRRRIGMIFQNFNLMTSRTVAGNIGYPLKLAGTQKAEIDRRTAELLKFVGLSEKARDYPEQLSGGQKQRVGIARALATNPDILICDEATSALDPETTADILKLLKRVNEEFGITVLLITHEMNVIQSICNRVAVMEQGRVIEQGDVYDVFTQPQHPTTQRFIQSVHQDIPSEQILKEWQKSGGQHLYRVLFKGSLTHNPLLSEITQKHQVPFNIIYGSVRELQNKLFGNLLISFQGNDVQVKKVIDELSQQVEIEEVQLHES; from the coding sequence ATGATTGAATTTTCAAATATATCAAAAGTATTTAAAACGAAAGATCGAGAAGTTCATGCTGTACGCGATGTCAATTTAACCATTGACCAAGGTGATATTTTTGGGATTATCGGTTTTAGTGGAGCTGGTAAAAGTACATTGTTACGCCTGGTGAATTTACTTGAAGCGCCTTCAACTGGCTCCGTAAAAATTCAAGGAACCGATTTAGCAACACTATCTCAAAAAGACTTACGCCAATTACGTCGTCGCATTGGGATGATCTTTCAAAATTTCAACTTAATGACGTCAAGAACGGTTGCCGGTAATATCGGCTATCCGCTGAAATTAGCGGGCACACAAAAAGCAGAAATCGACCGTCGCACAGCAGAGCTTTTAAAGTTTGTTGGCTTATCTGAAAAAGCACGTGACTATCCTGAACAACTATCCGGTGGGCAAAAGCAGCGTGTTGGCATTGCTCGTGCGCTTGCAACAAATCCAGATATTCTAATCTGTGATGAAGCAACCTCAGCACTTGACCCAGAGACAACTGCTGATATTTTAAAGCTATTAAAAAGAGTAAATGAAGAATTCGGCATTACGGTTTTATTAATTACGCATGAAATGAATGTCATTCAATCCATTTGTAATCGAGTAGCCGTAATGGAGCAAGGACGAGTTATTGAGCAAGGCGATGTTTACGATGTCTTTACGCAACCGCAACATCCAACAACGCAGCGCTTTATTCAGTCGGTGCATCAGGACATTCCTTCTGAGCAAATTTTAAAAGAGTGGCAAAAATCAGGAGGACAGCATTTATACCGAGTATTGTTTAAAGGATCGCTCACGCATAATCCTCTACTATCCGAAATTACGCAAAAACATCAAGTACCATTCAACATTATTTATGGTTCGGTACGCGAGTTACAAAATAAATTATTCGGTAACCTACTCATTTCGTTCCAAGGAAATGATGTTCAAGTAAAGAAAGTAATCGACGAACTTTCACAGCAAGTTGAAATAGAGGAGGTACAGTTACATGAAAGTTGA
- a CDS encoding M23 family metallopeptidase: MEPVTNLKQTMGQLFLAQQFEEVYRVTTTEFQHYVTYDQFLNLAIPFVEGVEQFRLEHEANLPYSKQMIWLDDMKTKAIVVAFNPANEIESLFLTPFTIDEQANKRYTKNTYHYPFKGEWFVFWGGTNELINYHYAYESQRFAYDFVKVQDGLTYHQTPERNDMYFAYNEEILAPLEGTVIEVVDGIVDNIPGQMDEQNPAGNFVIIEHANKEYSLLAHLIPSSITVRVGQHVKTGETIGRCGNSGNSSETHLHFQVMDTPSLASCKSLRIRFNSKQEPLQGDTIKSKI, from the coding sequence ATGGAACCGGTTACCAATTTAAAACAGACAATGGGGCAACTATTTTTAGCACAGCAATTTGAAGAAGTATATCGTGTGACGACGACTGAGTTTCAGCATTACGTTACATACGATCAATTTTTAAATTTGGCGATACCGTTTGTCGAAGGGGTAGAGCAATTTCGATTAGAGCATGAAGCTAATTTGCCATATTCAAAACAAATGATTTGGCTAGATGATATGAAAACAAAGGCAATTGTTGTGGCATTCAACCCAGCAAATGAAATTGAAAGCTTATTTTTAACACCTTTTACGATTGATGAACAAGCGAATAAACGCTATACAAAAAATACATATCATTATCCATTTAAGGGGGAGTGGTTTGTGTTTTGGGGCGGCACAAATGAGCTAATTAACTATCATTACGCTTACGAATCTCAGCGCTTTGCCTATGATTTTGTAAAAGTTCAAGATGGTCTAACATATCACCAGACACCAGAGCGCAATGACATGTATTTCGCATATAATGAGGAGATTTTGGCGCCACTAGAAGGTACAGTAATTGAAGTAGTAGATGGCATTGTAGACAATATTCCAGGGCAAATGGATGAGCAAAATCCAGCTGGTAATTTTGTCATCATTGAGCATGCAAATAAAGAATATAGCTTACTTGCCCATTTAATACCGAGTTCGATTACAGTACGAGTTGGGCAGCATGTGAAAACAGGAGAGACAATTGGACGCTGTGGCAATTCGGGTAATTCGTCTGAAACACATTTACATTTTCAAGTGATGGATACGCCAAGCTTAGCGAGTTGTAAATCACTGCGTATTCGATTTAACAGTAAACAAGAGCCGCTGCAAGGAGATACGATTAAGAGTAAAATCTAG
- a CDS encoding NlpC/P60 family protein, which yields MIKKIVLQMLVITIVLTSAVSISQAQVFNDVPDDSKLTEELMVLSDYGGITLTPNKAFRANNPITRYEMAEILMHTLQLEPEYNNIPTYSDIAANDERMPVIAAIFNARIMVGYDGKFNPDGKVTRAQAIKILAQIYGLTGEASQEYVDIPKNHNDYKTVQAFIANQIFIPAKNEKFKPDVNITRGSFVSYLARIIEPAIRITEPEQPVYESCAIDTGKKRYVVDVAVTNLWHQSNQARELDYPSTKNPVEMQKWISSLSLAQKKWLVGKTDTQALYGDEVSLLDTKGKWQRIAAKDQYVPYLKAGYPGWVPVTHVVATTKNYDDCLKAIITAKKTTLLDDETKKKFLEISYATILPVIEEDNTYYYVETPSDGIKLLKKSDAKSYQKYSDIAKPTADTIIKEAKRFLDLPYLWAGTSSWGYDCSGILYGVFRTHGIMIPRDSFYQATGGKAVAKKDLKPGDLVFFAYNGGKGQVYHVGLYVGDGKMLHAPHYASKVKIESMNQGAYKKNYSGARRYL from the coding sequence ATGATTAAAAAAATAGTTTTGCAAATGCTTGTAATCACTATCGTACTTACAAGTGCCGTTTCAATTAGTCAGGCGCAAGTTTTTAATGATGTGCCGGACGATTCAAAATTAACAGAGGAATTAATGGTATTGAGTGATTATGGTGGAATAACTTTGACACCAAATAAAGCCTTTAGAGCAAATAATCCAATTACACGGTATGAAATGGCTGAAATTTTAATGCATACATTACAATTAGAACCAGAGTACAATAATATTCCTACCTATTCAGATATTGCTGCAAATGATGAGAGAATGCCAGTAATTGCTGCAATTTTTAATGCCCGCATTATGGTAGGTTATGATGGAAAATTTAATCCAGATGGAAAGGTAACTCGTGCGCAAGCTATTAAAATTTTAGCTCAAATTTATGGATTAACTGGTGAGGCATCACAAGAATATGTGGATATTCCGAAAAATCATAATGACTACAAAACGGTGCAAGCATTTATTGCAAATCAAATTTTTATTCCTGCCAAAAATGAAAAATTTAAACCGGATGTCAATATAACACGCGGAAGTTTTGTTTCGTATTTAGCTCGTATTATAGAGCCTGCTATACGTATAACCGAACCGGAACAGCCCGTATATGAAAGCTGTGCCATAGATACTGGTAAGAAGCGTTATGTAGTTGATGTGGCCGTAACAAACTTATGGCACCAATCGAATCAAGCGCGTGAATTGGACTATCCTTCAACGAAAAATCCAGTAGAAATGCAAAAGTGGATTTCTTCGTTATCATTGGCACAAAAGAAATGGTTAGTAGGAAAAACCGATACACAAGCTTTATATGGGGATGAAGTGTCGCTATTAGATACTAAAGGAAAGTGGCAACGTATTGCTGCTAAAGACCAATATGTACCGTATTTAAAGGCGGGTTATCCAGGTTGGGTTCCAGTTACGCATGTTGTTGCAACGACAAAAAATTATGATGACTGCTTAAAGGCGATCATTACTGCAAAGAAAACGACGTTATTAGATGATGAGACGAAAAAGAAGTTTTTAGAAATTAGTTATGCCACAATATTACCTGTAATAGAAGAAGATAATACATATTATTATGTAGAAACACCAAGTGACGGCATTAAGCTCTTAAAGAAAAGTGATGCCAAGTCATATCAAAAGTATAGTGATATTGCAAAACCAACTGCCGATACGATTATTAAAGAAGCAAAGCGCTTTTTAGATTTACCATACTTGTGGGCAGGCACGTCCTCTTGGGGTTATGATTGCTCGGGTATTTTATATGGTGTGTTCCGAACACATGGTATTATGATTCCGCGTGATTCGTTTTATCAGGCAACGGGAGGAAAAGCTGTAGCAAAGAAAGATTTAAAGCCAGGGGACCTCGTTTTTTTCGCTTATAACGGAGGAAAAGGGCAGGTATATCATGTAGGGCTCTATGTAGGGGATGGGAAAATGCTGCATGCCCCGCACTATGCTTCTAAAGTGAAAATTGAATCAATGAATCAAGGTGCGTATAAAAAGAATTACTCAGGTGCGCGTCGGTATTTATAG
- a CDS encoding MetQ/NlpA family ABC transporter substrate-binding protein yields the protein MKKILLTAVTALSAFALAACGDDNEVVKIGVNGADGAQWPILEEKLEKEGIEIELVEFADYTLPNNALAQGEVDLNAFQHISFLASYVNESGNELIPLGSTVFAPLGLYSEKITDINEIKKGDKIAIPDDPSNQARALRLLESAGFIELAEDFGLFGDPTKITANKLNLDIIPMTAQQTPQVLPDVVAAIINNGIAGQAGLNPGEDPIYRELAEDESIYPYVNIIAARAEDKDNEVYQRIIELYHTEEIEKAIKEDSNGGSLMTILTDEELQTTFEDLKVQSK from the coding sequence ATGAAAAAAATCTTATTAACAGCTGTTACAGCTTTATCAGCCTTTGCATTAGCAGCTTGTGGTGACGACAACGAGGTAGTAAAAATCGGGGTAAACGGTGCGGATGGTGCACAATGGCCCATTTTAGAAGAGAAATTAGAAAAAGAAGGTATCGAAATCGAGCTTGTAGAGTTCGCTGATTACACATTACCAAACAACGCATTAGCACAAGGTGAAGTTGATTTAAATGCATTCCAACATATTTCATTCCTTGCAAGCTATGTTAACGAAAGTGGCAATGAATTAATTCCGCTTGGCTCTACAGTATTTGCGCCGCTTGGTTTATATTCTGAAAAAATTACAGACATTAACGAAATCAAAAAAGGCGACAAAATTGCCATTCCAGATGATCCATCAAACCAAGCACGTGCATTACGCTTACTTGAATCAGCAGGCTTCATTGAATTAGCTGAGGACTTTGGATTATTCGGTGATCCCACTAAAATTACAGCAAATAAATTAAATTTAGACATTATCCCAATGACAGCACAGCAAACACCTCAAGTATTACCTGATGTGGTAGCCGCAATTATTAACAACGGCATTGCAGGTCAAGCGGGCTTAAATCCTGGAGAAGACCCTATCTACCGCGAATTAGCTGAGGATGAAAGCATCTATCCGTATGTCAACATTATCGCTGCACGTGCAGAAGACAAAGACAATGAAGTGTACCAAAGAATTATCGAACTATACCATACAGAAGAAATTGAAAAGGCTATTAAAGAGGATTCAAATGGCGGTTCATTAATGACAATCTTAACAGACGAAGAGCTACAAACAACCTTCGAAGACTTAAAGGTGCAATCGAAATAA
- a CDS encoding methionine ABC transporter permease, producing MKVDWSTFWPRIIEATGETLYMVILTLGFGSILGISIGILLFVTRENNILESKLTFNLLNLLINIVRPIPFLIFLVAISPLTRIVMGTTIGTSAAVFPMTIAAAFGIARIVETNLISIDPGVIEAAKAMGASPLQIIFTVLIPEALGPLILGLTFVTISLIDFSAIAGTVGGGGLGHIAITYGYQRFDGSVMIVTVVILIILVQLAQWLGNTLAKKILRR from the coding sequence ATGAAAGTTGATTGGAGTACATTTTGGCCGAGAATTATTGAGGCAACAGGTGAAACGCTTTATATGGTAATTTTGACGCTTGGTTTCGGCTCAATTCTTGGTATATCTATAGGAATACTTCTATTCGTAACACGAGAAAACAATATTTTAGAAAGTAAGCTAACGTTTAACTTACTCAACCTATTAATTAATATTGTGCGACCAATTCCATTTTTAATTTTCTTAGTAGCCATTTCCCCACTTACACGTATTGTTATGGGCACAACAATTGGTACAAGCGCAGCGGTTTTCCCAATGACCATTGCAGCAGCATTTGGAATTGCCCGTATTGTAGAAACAAATTTAATTAGCATTGATCCAGGCGTAATTGAAGCTGCTAAAGCAATGGGTGCTAGCCCGCTGCAAATTATCTTTACGGTATTAATACCAGAAGCTTTAGGACCTCTAATTTTAGGGTTAACATTTGTCACAATTAGTTTAATCGATTTCTCAGCTATTGCAGGTACAGTTGGCGGCGGTGGTTTAGGTCATATCGCCATAACTTATGGCTATCAACGATTTGATGGTAGCGTCATGATCGTCACAGTTGTCATATTAATTATTTTAGTTCAACTCGCTCAATGGCTTGGCAATACTTTAGCAAAAAAAATCTTAAGACGATAG
- a CDS encoding GNAT family N-acetyltransferase — translation MYTDQELTIRPIAQKDMGRLWELIYKEEQPEWKKWDAPYYPHQAIPYEDFIQSKQDWIGDDSFWVIEVNGIVRGIISYFWEHEPSKWLEMGIVLHEAGSWGKGIGTRALKLWIAHLFNTMPLVRVGYSTWSGNERMIRVGEKLGMQVEARIRKVRFYEGHYYDSIRMGILREEWEAYKL, via the coding sequence ATGTATACCGATCAAGAATTAACCATTCGCCCGATTGCACAAAAGGATATGGGCCGTTTATGGGAGCTTATTTACAAAGAAGAACAACCTGAGTGGAAAAAATGGGATGCACCTTACTATCCACATCAAGCAATACCATATGAAGACTTCATTCAATCAAAACAAGATTGGATTGGCGATGACAGCTTTTGGGTTATTGAAGTGAATGGGATTGTACGTGGTATTATTTCATACTTTTGGGAGCATGAGCCTTCTAAATGGCTTGAAATGGGCATTGTTCTTCATGAGGCTGGCTCTTGGGGAAAAGGTATTGGAACACGTGCATTAAAACTTTGGATAGCACATTTATTTAATACAATGCCGCTCGTACGCGTAGGCTATTCAACATGGTCTGGCAACGAACGCATGATTCGTGTTGGTGAAAAGCTTGGTATGCAAGTGGAAGCACGTATTCGCAAAGTACGTTTCTATGAAGGTCATTATTACGATTCCATTCGTATGGGGATTTTACGAGAGGAATGGGAAGCGTACAAACTATAA
- a CDS encoding DUF1648 domain-containing protein — MKLFSKITLAVFIITIVFTAIQFPNLPSEVPSHYNIMGEADAWANKWFIFFIPFLGIGLWLLLGQVEKFLEFINMPNDGEPLNAAQQQNSIFMLHTLRNEVLLFMSLLTLKEVLTSIGYPISLGIWEFVIFIGVLTVTLIWFIVKNQKLKAA, encoded by the coding sequence ATGAAGCTCTTTAGCAAAATTACACTCGCAGTATTTATAATTACAATCGTTTTTACAGCGATTCAATTTCCAAATTTACCGAGTGAGGTACCAAGTCATTATAACATTATGGGCGAGGCAGATGCGTGGGCGAATAAATGGTTTATTTTCTTTATACCATTTTTAGGAATAGGTTTGTGGTTGCTACTTGGACAGGTAGAGAAATTTCTGGAATTTATAAACATGCCGAATGACGGTGAGCCGTTAAACGCAGCGCAGCAACAAAATAGTATTTTCATGCTACATACTCTTCGTAATGAAGTATTACTATTTATGTCACTTTTAACGCTAAAAGAGGTGCTAACATCGATTGGTTATCCGATTAGCTTAGGGATTTGGGAGTTTGTTATTTTTATAGGTGTACTAACTGTCACACTTATTTGGTTTATCGTGAAAAATCAAAAGTTAAAGGCAGCATAA
- a CDS encoding DUF3887 domain-containing protein, whose product MFEKVEKSTVEEKDGMKVVVLVAQYSNEKRVFTITFDDKDKIAGLFVQ is encoded by the coding sequence TTGTTTGAAAAGGTGGAAAAATCTACGGTTGAAGAAAAGGACGGCATGAAAGTGGTTGTACTAGTTGCACAATATAGTAACGAAAAACGTGTATTTACCATAACATTTGACGACAAAGATAAAATCGCAGGTCTTTTCGTTCAATAA
- a CDS encoding DUF4097 family beta strand repeat-containing protein, whose translation MNEQQFLDLLEGHLQKINSQERADIRRDFEEYFENGRAEGKTTEEIIESFGNMDELANELLASYDEEDFVQAVSLHKNDAHIPYSNVKMDIDNVKISVIATNENEAMLEVKDKENLTTATMTIEEDMLVVKAVRKEKVRRFLFITIISSVGSAEIIVHLPKKQYDNIQIANNNGAIKITDTFAKQFQLQSDNGRIITNAIEGTKLDAKSSNGRIILENTTIEYVKAATQNGRIEVENCKGLQYEIESYNGRVVLKQVEAKVQARSHNGRIEADFLVVKHPLQFKTDNGRIVLTTVGKLQDVVIEGKTNSDVVTIYNEQVTHYEHGSKENTIQLQTRNGKITVEELVTR comes from the coding sequence ATGAATGAACAACAATTTTTAGATTTACTTGAAGGTCATTTACAAAAAATCAATTCACAAGAACGTGCAGATATTCGCCGTGATTTTGAGGAATACTTCGAAAACGGGCGAGCAGAGGGAAAAACAACCGAAGAAATCATTGAATCATTTGGCAATATGGATGAGTTAGCAAATGAACTACTTGCTTCATATGACGAAGAAGATTTTGTACAAGCCGTTTCGCTTCATAAAAATGACGCGCATATCCCCTATAGCAATGTAAAAATGGATATTGATAATGTTAAGATTTCAGTCATTGCAACCAATGAGAATGAAGCAATGTTAGAAGTGAAGGATAAGGAAAATTTAACAACAGCTACAATGACAATTGAAGAGGATATGCTTGTAGTGAAGGCTGTGCGTAAGGAAAAGGTTCGCCGATTTTTATTTATTACAATCATTAGTTCAGTCGGATCAGCTGAAATCATTGTACATTTACCGAAAAAACAATATGACAATATTCAAATTGCCAATAATAACGGGGCCATTAAAATTACGGATACATTTGCCAAACAATTTCAGCTACAGTCTGATAACGGTCGCATCATAACGAATGCAATTGAGGGAACAAAGCTAGACGCAAAATCAAGCAATGGCCGTATCATTTTGGAAAATACGACGATTGAATACGTAAAAGCAGCTACTCAAAATGGACGCATAGAAGTTGAAAATTGTAAAGGGCTACAATATGAAATTGAGTCGTATAACGGTCGCGTTGTATTGAAACAGGTAGAAGCCAAAGTGCAAGCACGCTCACATAACGGTCGCATTGAAGCCGATTTCCTAGTAGTGAAGCATCCATTACAATTTAAAACAGATAATGGTCGTATTGTTTTGACAACGGTGGGTAAGCTTCAGGATGTTGTAATTGAAGGGAAAACGAATTCAGATGTCGTGACCATTTATAACGAACAAGTAACGCACTATGAGCATGGATCAAAAGAAAATACGATTCAATTACAAACAAGAAACGGGAAAATTACTGTAGAAGAATTAGTTACCCGGTAA
- a CDS encoding PadR family transcriptional regulator, whose product MNPQFKKGVLNLCVLALLEKKDMYGYELVQAISSQIEISEGAVYPLLRRLTNEGLFTTYLMESTEGPPRKYYQITEQGIAQLNSLRKEWESFIAGVNTLIQGSN is encoded by the coding sequence ATGAATCCTCAATTTAAAAAAGGTGTACTGAATTTATGTGTATTAGCGCTTTTAGAAAAGAAAGATATGTATGGCTATGAGCTTGTTCAAGCCATCTCTTCTCAAATCGAAATTTCTGAAGGGGCAGTTTATCCATTACTGCGAAGACTCACAAATGAAGGCTTATTTACAACGTATTTAATGGAGTCAACAGAAGGGCCGCCGCGCAAATATTATCAAATTACAGAGCAAGGTATTGCACAGTTAAACAGCTTGAGAAAAGAATGGGAAAGCTTTATTGCAGGAGTAAATACATTAATTCAAGGGAGTAATTAA